Proteins encoded within one genomic window of Patescibacteria group bacterium:
- a CDS encoding HD domain-containing protein, translated as MLNKIDKSIIQLAQKVTRTFPAAEVFLVGGAVRDLLLNKKIKDYDLLVRGVPAKPLEAFLRKNGKVDLVGKSFGVFKFNPKLPDPSSQFPSPIDIALPRTEYSIDRSGAYRDFKVQTNYRLKIEEDLSRRDFTVNAMALDLISGKIVDPFAGQKDLVKKIIRAVGKPSVRFAEDYSRMLRAIRFACQLDFAIEKNTWATIKKLAPKINKKNGNDFVVPRETIAKDLLKAFYAAPVLALGLFDQAGFIKQLMPELLKIKKCPQPNNWHSEGDVWQHTVLALKTLTSKRFQKLYPGYPSVNLIIGLLFHDIGKPYTIQTPEKNGSDRIRFNEHDLVGAKKAKEICDRLKLSAYKDADIDCDPDKVFWLIAKHMIAVHGRIAEMKSTTIEKYFFIAPAGQDLIKLIHADEMATVPAKGEKFISYSAALRRRIAVLAKLAKNKKTLPAPILDGNEIIKILKIKPGPHVGRAIAKLREEQLRGRVKTKQQAMKFIKKLTS; from the coding sequence ATGCTAAATAAAATAGACAAATCAATAATCCAATTAGCTCAAAAGGTAACCCGCACTTTTCCTGCTGCGGAAGTATTTTTGGTTGGCGGAGCGGTCCGCGACCTGCTACTGAACAAAAAAATCAAAGACTACGATTTGCTCGTCCGCGGCGTACCCGCTAAACCCCTTGAAGCTTTTCTCAGAAAAAATGGCAAAGTTGACCTAGTCGGCAAATCTTTCGGTGTTTTTAAGTTCAACCCAAAACTACCAGATCCTAGTTCCCAGTTCCCATCTCCTATTGACATTGCTCTTCCCCGCACCGAATATTCCATCGACCGCAGCGGAGCTTATCGCGATTTCAAAGTCCAGACCAACTACCGACTGAAAATCGAAGAAGACCTTTCTCGGCGTGACTTCACTGTCAACGCCATGGCTCTAGACCTGATCAGCGGTAAAATCGTCGATCCTTTTGCCGGCCAAAAGGATTTGGTAAAAAAAATCATTCGCGCCGTTGGTAAACCCTCCGTCCGTTTTGCCGAAGATTATAGTCGGATGCTACGCGCTATCCGCTTTGCCTGCCAGCTAGATTTTGCTATTGAAAAAAATACCTGGGCAACCATAAAAAAACTGGCGCCAAAAATCAACAAAAAAAATGGCAATGATTTTGTGGTTCCTCGCGAAACTATTGCCAAAGATTTGCTCAAAGCTTTCTATGCCGCGCCAGTACTAGCACTAGGACTTTTCGACCAAGCTGGTTTTATCAAACAACTGATGCCAGAATTACTAAAAATAAAAAAATGTCCGCAGCCAAACAATTGGCATAGCGAAGGCGACGTCTGGCAGCACACTGTCTTAGCCCTAAAAACTTTGACTAGCAAAAGATTTCAAAAACTTTACCCTGGATATCCTTCGGTCAATCTTATTATTGGCCTACTTTTTCACGATATTGGTAAACCTTACACTATTCAGACTCCGGAAAAAAACGGCAGTGATCGTATTCGTTTTAACGAACACGACTTAGTCGGCGCCAAAAAAGCCAAAGAAATATGCGATCGGCTAAAGCTATCTGCCTACAAAGATGCTGATATTGATTGCGACCCGGATAAAGTTTTTTGGCTGATCGCCAAACACATGATCGCCGTTCATGGCCGCATTGCCGAAATGAAAAGCACTACCATAGAAAAATATTTTTTTATTGCTCCAGCGGGGCAGGATTTAATTAAACTGATTCACGCCGATGAAATGGCTACTGTTCCTGCCAAAGGTGAAAAATTTATCAGCTACTCCGCCGCTCTGCGTAGAAGAATAGCTGTTCTTGCCAAGCTAGCTAAAAACAAAAAAACATTGCCCGCTCCGATTCTCGACGGTAATGAGATTATTAAAATACTCAAAATCAAACCCGGGCCACACGTTGGTAGAGCAATTGCTAAGTTACGTGAGGAACAATTAAGAGGAAGGGTTAAGACAAAACAACAAGCGATGAAATTTATTAAAAAACTGACTTCTTAA
- a CDS encoding GIY-YIG nuclease family protein: protein MSGIYVLKSLKNGKRYVGSTRKDVDLRLKEHNYGSNVWTRQNGPFKLIYKEGFTDYKDALKRERFLKSGQGRKFLDSILGG from the coding sequence ATGTCGGGAATATATGTTTTAAAAAGTTTAAAAAACGGTAAAAGATATGTGGGTAGTACTCGTAAAGATGTAGATTTAAGGTTGAAAGAGCATAATTATGGGTCAAATGTTTGGACTAGGCAAAACGGACCTTTTAAATTAATTTATAAAGAAGGTTTTACTGACTATAAAGATGCTTTGAAAAGAGAAAGATTTTTGAAGTCAGGCCAAGGCAGAAAATTTTTAGATAGTATTTTGGGCGGTTAG
- a CDS encoding S4 domain-containing protein: MKSITVKSKDNNNRLDVLLTTKLDLPRAQVQKLIKSGAVLVNGEIPSVHEFLKTNDKITIDKKIVPISKSPTTNYHLPAPNSLPST; the protein is encoded by the coding sequence ATGAAATCAATAACCGTAAAATCTAAAGATAACAATAACCGTCTTGATGTTTTGCTAACCACCAAACTTGACCTACCTCGCGCCCAAGTTCAGAAACTGATCAAATCAGGCGCGGTTTTAGTTAACGGCGAGATTCCATCAGTCCACGAATTTCTGAAAACCAACGACAAGATAACCATCGATAAAAAAATTGTTCCAATTTCCAAGTCCCCAACTACCAACTACCACCTACCAGCTCCAAACTCCCTCCCTTCAACCTAG